One Caldisalinibacter kiritimatiensis genomic region harbors:
- the glgD gene encoding glucose-1-phosphate adenylyltransferase subunit GlgD translates to MKDLMGIINLSESEEDIKELTYNRPIASIPIAGRYRVIDFVLSNMVNAGIENVSIFTQGKSRSLMDHIKTGKDWDLDRKLDGLFILNPQMNTSNMSITNGDIDNFENHMVYLERSRQNYVILTRSYMICNIDYSDVYRYHKESGADITIVYKKVIKDSNRFINCDTLNLDKDGKVISLGKNIGNDKANNISLEMYVMKKELLLDIIKNSITKGDHRYLKQSIFSNIDKFYVNSYKYNGYLACINSIRNYYKANMELLYENIYKKLFYDNGLIYTRIKDEPPTIYSEESNVYNSLVANGCVIEGTVKNSIIFRGVKIKKNTVVENSIIMQKSEIDEGVKLKNVILDKNVVITKNNSLQGYKHNPLVIKKNEKI, encoded by the coding sequence GTGAAAGATTTGATGGGAATTATTAATTTAAGTGAAAGTGAAGAAGATATAAAAGAGCTTACTTACAATAGACCTATTGCATCAATACCGATTGCAGGAAGATATAGAGTTATTGACTTTGTACTATCCAATATGGTTAATGCAGGGATAGAGAATGTATCAATTTTTACACAAGGTAAAAGTCGTTCATTGATGGATCATATAAAAACAGGTAAAGATTGGGACTTAGACAGAAAATTAGATGGTTTATTCATTTTGAATCCTCAAATGAACACGAGTAATATGTCTATTACTAACGGTGATATAGATAATTTTGAGAATCATATGGTCTATTTAGAACGCAGTAGACAAAACTATGTTATTTTAACAAGAAGTTATATGATATGTAATATAGATTACTCAGATGTATATAGATATCATAAAGAGTCAGGGGCAGATATAACAATTGTATATAAAAAAGTAATTAAGGATAGCAATAGATTTATTAATTGTGATACTTTAAATTTAGATAAGGATGGTAAAGTTATTAGCTTAGGTAAAAACATAGGAAATGATAAAGCCAATAACATTTCCTTGGAAATGTATGTAATGAAAAAGGAATTATTATTGGACATTATTAAAAATAGTATTACTAAAGGCGACCATAGATATTTGAAACAATCAATATTTTCAAACATAGATAAGTTTTATGTGAACAGTTATAAGTATAATGGATATTTGGCTTGCATAAATTCGATTAGAAATTATTATAAGGCAAATATGGAGTTACTTTATGAGAATATATATAAGAAGTTATTTTATGATAATGGGTTAATATATACGAGGATTAAGGATGAGCCTCCAACTATATATTCAGAAGAATCAAATGTATATAATTCTCTAGTAGCAAATGGATGTGTAATAGAAGGAACTGTAAAAAATAGCATTATATTTAGGGGTGTGAAAATTAAAAAAAATACAGTAGTAGAGAATAGTATAATTATGCAAAAAAGTGAAATAGACGAGGGAGTAAAATTAAAGAATGTAATTCTTGATAAAAATGTTGTTATAACTAAAAATAATAGTTTACAAGGATATAAACACAATCCATTAGTAATTAAAAAAAATGAGAAGATATAA
- a CDS encoding glucose-1-phosphate adenylyltransferase: MKNQKKEIIAMLLAGGQGTRLYPLTKKLAKPAVPFGGKYRIIDFALSNCANSDIHTVGVLTQYNPLVLNAHMGIGSPWDLDRRDGGLTILQPYVSQGGGRWYKGTANAIYENMHFIESYDPDYVLILSGDHIYKMDYSLLLDYHKEKKADVTISVIEVPWKEASRFGVMDINNNYRIKEFQEKPEKPKSNLASMGIYIFNWKVLKEYLIKDEKNPDSSNDFGKDIIPNMLEDGLNAYAYVFEGYWRDVGTIESFWEANMDLLSKDNKLNLYDRKWKIYTKNPVRPPHHICCNAKVKSSLLNEGCIIYGEIINSVLFPGVCVGRNSKIIDSVIMPNVNIQDNVVIEKAIVMSNTVIKAGSRIGSKNANDITVVTNEND, from the coding sequence ATGAAAAATCAAAAGAAAGAAATAATTGCTATGCTCTTGGCAGGAGGACAAGGAACAAGACTATATCCTTTAACAAAAAAACTAGCAAAGCCAGCTGTACCATTTGGTGGAAAATACAGAATAATTGATTTTGCCCTTAGTAATTGTGCTAACTCAGATATACATACTGTAGGGGTACTTACCCAGTATAATCCACTTGTTTTAAATGCACATATGGGAATAGGGAGTCCATGGGATTTAGACAGAAGAGATGGAGGTTTAACAATTTTACAGCCTTATGTAAGTCAGGGAGGAGGTAGATGGTATAAAGGAACTGCTAATGCAATATATGAAAATATGCATTTTATAGAATCCTATGATCCGGATTATGTACTTATATTATCTGGAGACCACATATATAAGATGGATTATTCATTATTATTAGATTATCACAAGGAAAAGAAAGCAGATGTAACTATATCAGTCATCGAAGTCCCTTGGAAGGAAGCCAGTAGATTTGGTGTTATGGATATAAACAATAATTATAGAATTAAAGAATTTCAAGAGAAGCCTGAAAAACCTAAGAGTAATTTAGCTTCTATGGGAATTTACATTTTTAACTGGAAGGTGTTAAAAGAGTATTTAATCAAAGACGAAAAAAATCCAGATTCAAGTAATGATTTTGGTAAAGATATAATTCCGAATATGTTAGAAGATGGACTGAATGCTTATGCATATGTTTTTGAAGGATATTGGAGAGATGTAGGAACAATAGAAAGCTTTTGGGAAGCCAATATGGATTTATTAAGTAAAGATAATAAGTTGAATTTATATGACCGCAAATGGAAAATCTATACTAAAAACCCAGTACGACCACCTCATCACATTTGCTGTAATGCTAAAGTTAAATCTTCACTCTTAAACGAAGGTTGTATTATTTATGGAGAGATAATAAACTCAGTTCTATTTCCAGGAGTATGTGTAGGTAGAAATTCTAAGATTATTGATTCCGTAATTATGCCAAATGTTAATATTCAAGATAATGTAGTAATTGAAAAAGCAATAGTTATGAGTAATACAGTTATAAAAGCAGGAAGTAGAATAGGAAGTAAAAATGCCAATGATATAACAGTAGTAACTAACGAAAATGATTAG